A single region of the Streptomyces sp. NBC_01381 genome encodes:
- a CDS encoding MFS transporter, with amino-acid sequence MPSGELSEDQDQARPTGTGGGSPSLWSNPAYRIFLGVQTLSALGDSFSYVALPLLVLHTTGSVLQMGLVTGLTGVASILTGLFAGVIADRFDRRRLLMLADGARCLLYLVIPLVWISATPLWLIYTVVPIAGCFSMLFQVTYVTVVPAIVQPDQITKANGHLYATYAVASVAGPALAGFVASSAGPAAAIGIDSATFAVSALGVLLVKFDGRPRRSDTPQHDSIRGEFLAGAKFLWAHPVLRPLTLLLSLITFLIYGLTDLVIYLVKDELGHPDTTVGWVLTAGTVGSFIASAAVARVRKRLGFGVAWISAFSLAGFAVAGIGLSGSVPVIAVLMMITLMCTGIAGISSMSLRQEVTPSHLLGRVTSSFWTIHTALGPIGAAITTAAAAGVGVTTVCLVIGVVVLAIALTGTLTGITRPHAADRPAGEVA; translated from the coding sequence GTGCCGTCAGGTGAACTGTCCGAGGACCAGGATCAGGCACGGCCGACGGGTACGGGGGGCGGGTCGCCCTCTTTATGGAGCAACCCCGCATACCGAATTTTCTTAGGCGTTCAGACCCTTTCCGCGCTCGGTGACTCCTTCTCGTATGTCGCGTTGCCGCTGCTCGTCCTGCACACCACGGGTTCGGTCCTTCAGATGGGCCTCGTCACCGGGCTCACCGGTGTCGCGTCGATCCTCACCGGCCTGTTCGCCGGCGTCATCGCCGACCGCTTCGACCGCAGGCGGCTCCTCATGCTCGCCGACGGGGCGCGCTGTCTGCTCTACCTCGTGATCCCGCTGGTCTGGATCTCCGCGACGCCTCTCTGGCTGATCTACACCGTCGTCCCCATAGCGGGCTGCTTCTCGATGCTCTTCCAGGTCACCTATGTGACCGTGGTGCCCGCCATCGTGCAGCCGGACCAGATCACCAAGGCCAACGGCCACCTGTACGCGACATACGCGGTCGCCAGCGTCGCCGGACCCGCGCTCGCGGGCTTCGTGGCCTCGTCCGCGGGTCCCGCCGCCGCGATCGGCATCGACTCCGCGACCTTCGCCGTCTCCGCGCTCGGCGTTCTGCTCGTCAAGTTCGACGGCAGGCCACGGCGGTCCGACACCCCCCAACACGACAGCATCCGGGGCGAGTTCCTCGCCGGGGCGAAGTTCCTGTGGGCGCACCCCGTGCTGCGGCCGCTGACCCTGCTCCTCTCACTGATCACCTTCCTCATCTACGGCCTGACCGACCTCGTCATCTACCTGGTCAAGGACGAGCTCGGCCACCCGGACACCACGGTCGGCTGGGTCCTCACGGCCGGGACCGTCGGCTCGTTCATCGCCTCCGCTGCGGTCGCCCGGGTGCGCAAACGGCTGGGGTTCGGTGTGGCCTGGATCAGCGCGTTCTCGCTCGCGGGTTTCGCCGTCGCCGGGATCGGCCTGTCCGGGAGCGTGCCGGTCATCGCCGTGCTGATGATGATCACCCTGATGTGCACCGGCATCGCCGGCATCTCATCCATGTCACTGCGTCAGGAGGTGACCCCCAGCCATCTCCTCGGCCGGGTCACGTCCTCGTTCTGGACCATCCACACGGCGCTGGGGCCGATCGGCGCGGCCATCACCACCGCGGCCGCCGCCGGAGTCGGCGTCACCACGGTCTGTCTCGTCATCGGTGTCGTCGTCCTGGCCATCGCACTGACCGGGACGCTGACCGGCATCACCCGGCCGCACGCCGCGGACCGCCCGGCAGGAGAGGTCGCATGA
- a CDS encoding amino acid adenylation domain-containing protein, producing MSFGTPGTRLPSGPAPSGGDVLSPAQESFWFLDRMHPGTALYNACSAIRLTGPLDPEAAARAVAEIVRRHDVLRTRFPADGGVPRVRVEPELPVPTALIDLTGLHPEHRAAEARRLTEEHARRPFDLQTGPLIRTVLLRSADDDHTLLLNWHHIICDGWSRQVFLDEFLELVAARAESRDPDLTPLPAQYADLVAGRRHLRAGDPVYEAELSYWRAQLSGLTDVRRLPPDRTPPERSTPPADAARRTLDPELMCRVGKLARAERVTPFMVLLTAFVITLSRHLDQDDVVVGTPSALREEVDADLLIGPFLNMLALRTDLSGDPTVRQALARVRETCLGAYEHQTVAFQDVVSAIGAERTESDSQFFGVTFQYIGTPSTRRAGGLTARADEVEVGVAKFDLTVDVFAEEGQTDVLAQYDSDLYRPETIDGLLGLWQTVLDDMTLDPERPVGLTGDLGPEERALLLDAATGAAVAPADDCVLDVFEQWAERTPDAPALVHGDTRLTYGELDRAANRLAHRLRGEGVTPGSRVGIYMERSAESVVAVLAVWKAGAAHVPLDLDSPAARRAMIVADAGVGVVVTQEGIVADLADDPVRSVVAGPDGADPGRFPGSRPERGIGRDSLCYVMYTSGSTGRPKGVMATHGSLRRIQLAWEHAFVLRGRIRSHLQMANFSFDGYLGELVRSIGSGATLVVCPRETLLLPARLLRLMRDEGVDVADFVPTVLRTLAAHITESGQDLAFLKLLIVGSDTFPADELERIRRLCGPDTDVVNCYGLTEGTIDSTYFTVGAADQDTRSVLIGTPLPGTEAYLLDDRMRLVPPGVPGTLYIAGPSLTRGYLGAPGRTADAFVPHPFATRPGARMYRTGDRGRYRHGPHGLRIEFLGRRDHQLKVRGYRVELGEIEAAFRRSPSIRDAVVLTAEEQGTRRVHAYLVPSAGQGDVDWHAVVREHLPLYMLPDRLVLLPELPLTPNGKLDRAALPKAGGAEVAPPGTARPARTPVEHTLLDLWRGVLRRADIGVNDDFFSHGGDSLMVMRVIAAAHDTWGVDITVRAFFRAPTVARLAPLVEGLLADPAARGGTDRSSGAPDRIVPVARRRIAYEEG from the coding sequence ATGAGCTTCGGCACCCCCGGCACCCGGCTTCCGTCCGGGCCCGCGCCGTCCGGCGGGGACGTGCTGTCCCCGGCCCAGGAGAGCTTCTGGTTCCTGGACCGGATGCACCCCGGCACCGCGCTGTACAACGCGTGCTCGGCGATCCGCCTCACCGGACCGCTCGACCCCGAAGCGGCCGCCCGCGCCGTGGCCGAGATCGTCCGCAGGCACGACGTCCTGCGCACCCGCTTCCCGGCGGACGGCGGCGTCCCACGGGTGCGCGTCGAGCCCGAACTGCCGGTGCCCACCGCGCTGATCGACCTGACCGGACTGCACCCCGAGCACCGTGCCGCCGAGGCCCGCCGCCTCACCGAGGAGCACGCCCGGCGCCCCTTCGATCTGCAGACCGGCCCGCTGATCCGCACGGTGCTGCTGCGCTCGGCCGACGACGACCACACCTTGCTGCTCAACTGGCATCACATCATCTGCGACGGCTGGTCCCGGCAGGTCTTCCTCGACGAGTTCCTCGAACTCGTCGCCGCCCGGGCCGAGTCCCGCGACCCCGACCTGACCCCGCTGCCCGCCCAGTACGCCGATCTCGTCGCCGGGCGTCGGCACCTGCGCGCGGGCGACCCGGTATACGAGGCGGAACTGTCCTACTGGCGCGCGCAGTTGTCCGGGCTCACCGACGTCCGGCGGCTGCCTCCGGACCGCACGCCTCCCGAACGGTCCACCCCGCCCGCTGACGCCGCGCGCCGGACGCTCGACCCCGAACTGATGTGCCGCGTCGGCAAGTTGGCCCGAGCCGAACGCGTCACCCCGTTCATGGTGCTGCTCACCGCCTTCGTGATCACGCTCTCGCGCCACCTCGACCAGGACGACGTCGTGGTCGGCACGCCGAGCGCCCTGCGGGAGGAGGTCGACGCCGACCTGCTGATCGGCCCCTTCCTCAACATGCTCGCCCTGCGCACCGACCTGTCCGGCGACCCGACCGTGCGGCAGGCCCTTGCCCGGGTGCGGGAGACCTGCCTGGGCGCGTACGAACACCAGACGGTCGCCTTCCAGGACGTCGTCTCCGCCATCGGCGCCGAACGCACCGAGAGCGACAGCCAGTTCTTCGGGGTCACCTTCCAGTACATCGGCACGCCCTCCACCCGCAGGGCCGGTGGTCTGACCGCCCGCGCCGATGAGGTGGAGGTCGGCGTCGCCAAGTTCGACCTGACCGTCGACGTATTCGCCGAGGAGGGGCAGACCGACGTACTCGCCCAGTACGACAGCGATCTCTACCGGCCCGAGACCATCGACGGGCTGCTCGGCCTGTGGCAGACCGTCCTCGACGACATGACCCTCGATCCGGAGCGGCCCGTCGGCCTGACCGGTGACCTCGGCCCCGAGGAGCGCGCGCTGCTGCTCGACGCCGCGACGGGCGCCGCGGTCGCGCCCGCCGATGACTGCGTCCTCGACGTGTTCGAGCAGTGGGCCGAGCGCACGCCGGACGCGCCCGCCCTTGTGCACGGCGACACCCGGCTCACCTACGGCGAACTCGACCGCGCCGCCAACCGGCTGGCCCACCGGCTGCGCGGCGAGGGCGTCACACCCGGCTCCCGCGTCGGCATCTACATGGAGCGCTCCGCCGAGAGCGTCGTCGCGGTCCTCGCCGTGTGGAAGGCGGGCGCCGCCCATGTGCCGCTGGACCTCGACAGCCCGGCCGCCCGCCGCGCGATGATCGTCGCCGACGCGGGGGTGGGTGTGGTGGTCACCCAGGAGGGGATCGTCGCCGACCTCGCCGACGATCCCGTACGCAGTGTGGTCGCCGGCCCGGACGGCGCCGACCCCGGGCGCTTCCCGGGCAGCAGGCCCGAGCGCGGGATCGGTCGCGACAGCCTCTGTTATGTCATGTATACGTCGGGCTCGACCGGGCGCCCGAAAGGCGTCATGGCCACGCATGGATCGCTGCGGCGCATCCAGCTCGCGTGGGAGCACGCCTTCGTGCTGCGCGGACGGATCCGCAGCCATCTGCAGATGGCCAACTTCAGCTTCGACGGCTACCTCGGCGAGCTCGTCCGCTCCATAGGATCCGGCGCGACCCTCGTGGTCTGCCCCCGCGAGACACTGCTCCTGCCGGCCCGGCTGCTCCGCCTGATGCGCGACGAGGGCGTCGACGTGGCCGACTTCGTGCCCACGGTGCTGCGCACGCTGGCCGCGCACATCACAGAGAGCGGCCAGGACCTGGCCTTCCTCAAGCTGCTCATCGTCGGCTCCGACACCTTCCCCGCCGACGAGCTGGAGCGGATCCGCCGGCTGTGCGGTCCGGACACGGATGTCGTCAACTGCTACGGCCTGACCGAAGGCACCATCGACAGCACCTACTTCACCGTCGGCGCCGCCGACCAGGACACCCGGTCCGTGCTCATCGGCACCCCGCTGCCCGGCACCGAGGCGTATCTCCTCGACGACCGGATGCGCCTCGTGCCACCGGGCGTGCCCGGCACCCTGTACATCGCGGGACCCAGCCTCACCCGCGGCTATCTCGGCGCCCCGGGCCGCACCGCGGACGCCTTCGTGCCGCACCCCTTCGCCACCCGGCCCGGCGCGCGGATGTACCGGACCGGCGACCGCGGCCGCTACCGGCACGGGCCGCACGGCCTGCGCATCGAGTTCCTCGGCCGCCGCGACCACCAGCTCAAGGTGCGCGGCTACCGCGTCGAACTCGGCGAGATCGAGGCCGCGTTCCGCCGCTCACCCAGCATCCGGGACGCGGTCGTCCTCACCGCCGAGGAGCAGGGCACGAGGCGCGTCCACGCCTATCTCGTACCGAGCGCCGGGCAGGGAGACGTGGACTGGCACGCGGTGGTGCGCGAGCATCTGCCGCTGTACATGCTGCCCGACCGTCTCGTGCTGCTGCCCGAGCTTCCGCTCACCCCGAACGGCAAACTGGACCGCGCCGCGCTGCCGAAGGCCGGCGGCGCCGAGGTCGCGCCGCCCGGCACCGCCAGACCCGCCCGCACACCGGTCGAGCACACCCTGCTCGACCTGTGGCGCGGCGTGCTGCGGCGCGCGGACATCGGCGTCAACGACGACTTCTTCAGCCACGGCGGTGACTCGCTGATGGTGATGCGGGTGATCGCGGCAGCGCACGACACCTGGGGCGTGGACATCACCGTACGGGCCTTCTTCCGGGCTCCGACCGTGGCCCGACTCGCCCCGCTGGTCGAGGGGTTGCTCGCCGATCCCGCCGCACGGGGCGGGACGGACCGAAGTTCTGGCGCGCCCGACCGGATCGTCCCGGTCGCCCGCCGACGCATCGCGTACGAGGAGGGTTGA
- a CDS encoding MbtH family NRPS accessory protein: MTTGPQHGGDPAAYRVVVNHEEQYSIWPAEQPRPAGWEDTGHGGPREECLAYIETVWTDMRPLSLRRRIEREAAG; this comes from the coding sequence GTGACCACTGGACCGCAGCACGGCGGCGACCCGGCCGCATACCGGGTCGTCGTCAATCACGAGGAGCAGTACTCGATCTGGCCCGCCGAACAGCCGCGCCCGGCCGGCTGGGAGGACACCGGGCACGGCGGACCGCGCGAGGAGTGCCTGGCGTACATCGAGACCGTCTGGACCGACATGCGGCCGCTGAGCCTGCGCCGCCGGATCGAGCGGGAGGCCGCCGGATGA
- a CDS encoding TauD/TfdA family dioxygenase: MQLPHVIEAHEGEELLGRIGRDRAAIRRRLRSDGAVLLRGFTAGGVDGFESAVRELSGEAPLRYEERSSPRSTIKGRVYTSTDYPPHEEIFFHNENSYRVSWPMSLYFYCVEPPGGRGATPLSDTRRVLSLLDPAVREEFERRGWKVVRNFGSEFGLSWQEVYDTDDRAQVERFCAANGVDVEWRPDGGLRTSSVRDAVHRHPETGEEVWFNHAAIFHISTLSPENREGMLELFGEEDLPNQSYFGDGADIPDDVMAHVRDCYRTAATRFDWSRDDVLVIDNMLTAHGREPFTRPRTIAVAMAEAVAANGRG; this comes from the coding sequence GTGCAGCTGCCCCACGTCATCGAGGCCCACGAGGGCGAGGAACTCCTCGGCAGGATCGGCCGGGACCGCGCCGCGATCCGCCGGCGGCTGCGCTCCGACGGCGCCGTGCTGCTGCGCGGCTTCACGGCAGGCGGCGTCGACGGGTTCGAGTCCGCGGTACGGGAACTGTCCGGCGAGGCCCCGCTGCGCTACGAGGAACGGTCGTCGCCGCGCAGCACCATCAAGGGCCGGGTGTACACCTCCACCGACTACCCGCCGCACGAAGAGATCTTCTTCCACAACGAGAACTCCTACCGCGTGTCCTGGCCGATGAGCCTGTACTTCTACTGCGTCGAGCCACCGGGCGGCAGGGGAGCGACCCCGCTCTCCGACACGCGCCGTGTGCTGAGCCTCCTCGACCCCGCCGTGCGCGAGGAGTTCGAGCGGCGCGGCTGGAAGGTGGTGCGCAACTTCGGCTCCGAGTTCGGGCTGAGCTGGCAGGAGGTCTACGACACCGACGACCGGGCCCAGGTGGAGCGGTTCTGCGCGGCCAACGGCGTCGACGTCGAATGGCGTCCGGACGGCGGCCTGCGCACGTCCTCGGTGCGCGATGCCGTCCATCGGCACCCGGAGACGGGGGAGGAGGTGTGGTTCAACCACGCGGCGATCTTCCACATCTCGACACTGTCGCCGGAGAATCGCGAGGGCATGCTCGAACTGTTCGGCGAGGAAGACCTGCCCAACCAGAGCTACTTCGGTGACGGCGCGGACATTCCCGACGACGTGATGGCGCACGTACGCGACTGCTACCGGACGGCGGCCACACGGTTCGACTGGTCCCGCGACGACGTCCTGGTCATCGACAACATGCTCACCGCGCACGGCCGGGAACCCTTCACCCGCCCCCGTACGATCGCCGTCGCCATGGCCGAGGCGGTCGCGGCGAACGGGCGGGGGTGA
- a CDS encoding condensation domain-containing protein, with protein sequence MTGRTVSALVSDASYAQARMYFLDELAQRTGVFTVARVLDLTGDLDPAALDAAVRGCVRRHESLRTCFRVHEGQLQQIVTDHEPGLRILDLRTLLGRDTPPDEQDLVAELARQEAAEPFDLRRVPLLRTTLIRLTDQRAVLLLTLHHIVADAWSLDLLLRELAALYRAHVTGAPDGLPELPLQYADFAAWQQRAGTSGAHDRLLAHWRERLRDLPELPLPTDRPRPEQLSYRGQELSVPLDDRLAGRLGALCREEEASLFMGLLAGFYVALHRYSGRADLTVGGTTSGRARPETQNVIGSFVNMVVLRTMVRDDHTLRDVLRATAETCHDAYDHQELPFERLVAAHGGARRANRNPLFQIVFQMIAEPDDELSVPGLGIRMREAATSVTTFDLVCTVTNRAGRLSATLDYATELWDQDTVAALGHAWQRALRDLAERPDRPLRDIALAEERPYAPDVLPDELRGDAALAELPADAVLTVRDPYGHPAPPGAVGELFRRDRPDGPARPTGVAVRSRGDGRLTAAPSQDAAPAPAPEPSDNTAPVGPMERELAALWEELLGCTGVGRHDNFFQCGGHSLLATVLITHVQERYGADVTLEAFFRQPTPAGLGEAIATASDAAGKTGAAGADELSALVDALERQGDHA encoded by the coding sequence ATGACGGGACGAACCGTGTCCGCCCTGGTGAGCGACGCGTCGTACGCCCAGGCGCGGATGTACTTCCTCGACGAACTGGCCCAACGGACCGGGGTGTTCACGGTCGCCCGTGTCCTCGACCTGACCGGTGACCTCGACCCGGCGGCCCTGGACGCGGCGGTGCGCGGATGCGTGCGCCGCCACGAGAGCCTGCGCACCTGCTTCCGCGTCCACGAGGGACAGCTGCAGCAGATCGTCACCGACCACGAGCCCGGGCTGCGCATCCTCGACCTGCGCACCCTGCTCGGGCGGGACACCCCGCCGGACGAGCAGGACCTCGTCGCCGAGCTGGCCCGCCAGGAGGCCGCCGAACCCTTTGATCTGCGGCGCGTCCCCCTGCTGCGGACCACACTGATCCGCCTCACCGACCAGCGCGCCGTCCTGCTGCTGACGCTGCATCACATCGTGGCCGACGCCTGGTCGCTGGACCTGCTCCTGCGTGAGCTCGCGGCGCTCTATCGGGCCCATGTCACCGGCGCTCCCGACGGACTTCCCGAACTTCCTTTGCAGTACGCGGATTTCGCCGCCTGGCAGCAGCGCGCCGGGACGAGCGGCGCCCATGACCGGCTCCTCGCCCACTGGCGCGAGCGCCTCCGCGACCTGCCCGAACTGCCCCTGCCCACCGACCGTCCGCGCCCTGAACAGCTCTCCTACCGAGGCCAGGAACTCTCCGTCCCGCTCGACGACCGGCTCGCGGGCCGGCTGGGTGCCCTGTGCCGAGAGGAGGAGGCGAGCCTCTTCATGGGCCTGCTCGCCGGCTTCTATGTCGCGCTGCACCGCTACAGCGGCCGGGCCGACCTCACCGTGGGCGGCACCACGTCCGGCCGGGCCCGCCCTGAGACCCAGAACGTGATCGGTTCCTTCGTGAACATGGTGGTGCTGCGGACCATGGTCCGCGACGACCACACGCTGCGGGACGTGCTGCGGGCCACCGCGGAGACCTGTCACGACGCCTACGACCACCAGGAACTGCCCTTCGAGCGGCTGGTGGCCGCGCACGGCGGCGCCCGAAGGGCCAACAGGAACCCGCTGTTCCAGATCGTGTTCCAGATGATCGCCGAGCCGGACGACGAGCTGTCCGTGCCAGGGCTTGGCATCCGGATGCGCGAGGCCGCCACCAGTGTCACCACCTTCGACCTGGTGTGCACCGTGACCAACAGGGCCGGCCGGCTCTCGGCGACCCTGGACTACGCGACCGAGCTGTGGGACCAGGACACCGTCGCGGCCCTGGGTCACGCCTGGCAGCGGGCGCTGCGGGACCTCGCAGAGCGGCCCGACCGCCCCCTGCGGGACATCGCCCTGGCCGAGGAGCGTCCGTACGCCCCGGACGTCCTGCCGGACGAGCTGCGCGGCGATGCGGCCCTCGCGGAGCTGCCCGCCGATGCCGTGCTGACCGTCCGCGACCCCTACGGTCACCCCGCGCCGCCCGGAGCGGTCGGTGAGCTCTTCCGCCGCGACAGGCCGGATGGTCCCGCGCGGCCGACCGGCGTCGCGGTGCGGTCACGCGGAGACGGCCGCCTCACGGCCGCGCCATCGCAGGACGCCGCCCCCGCACCCGCCCCGGAGCCGTCCGACAACACCGCACCCGTCGGCCCCATGGAGCGCGAACTGGCCGCACTGTGGGAGGAGTTGCTCGGCTGCACGGGCGTCGGACGGCACGACAACTTCTTCCAGTGCGGCGGCCATTCGCTGCTTGCGACGGTGCTCATCACCCACGTCCAGGAGCGCTACGGCGCCGATGTGACCCTTGAGGCGTTCTTCCGGCAGCCCACCCCCGCGGGCCTCGGCGAGGCGATCGCCACCGCCTCCGACGCCGCAGGGAAGACCGGTGCCGCGGGAGCCGATGAACTGAGCGCGCTCGTGGACGCCTTGGAGCGACAGGGGGACCATGCCTGA